One stretch of Zhihengliuella flava DNA includes these proteins:
- a CDS encoding glycosyltransferase, translating into MLAPELMTGRRTGYVVKVYPRFSETFIVTEILAREDAGEELTIFALRPTTDTRFHPEIARVQAPVHFVPRSVKLSEAWSQIAEATAEIDGFAARYGRLLPELAGLDPSEAQQAVALAIGARRAGLTHLHAHFGSMAGRVAWMAAELAGLEFSVTTHAKDLFHESVDRERLGRMLERAHHMVTISEFNLEYLRAAYPRLAHKVHLLYNGLELARFPYRDPAPTVGRLRVAAVGRLVEKKGFAHLIRVAALLRAQGCDLEVRIAGDGELAHDLQARIEQTGAPVALLGARTQAEVRELLDWADVFAAPCVVGADGNADGLPTVLLEAMAMGVPCVATAVTGIPEAIIDGHTGVLLEPGDDDGLAAALRSFAAPAAAERSVRLARSARALIEERFNAARQGRALAALESHPEDDLAGRRVAYVCVDPGIPVFGSKGASVHVQEIIRALRARGADVRLYCTRRGDTRDGGAPADLAEIDVTEVPVERAEAAGGRELAQRAAAATLATAIRQDGADVVLERYSLFSTVLEDLAADGVPGILEVNAPLIDEQRTHRELIHESLARQTLIRQVRAARRTVCVSEPVAAWVNASVEAAGDVRVVSNGVNTDRIRPAADRGSRAQVGADVEAVFVGTLKPWHGVESLIDAVARSAGQWRLRIVGDGPQAPALRERAAAHGPATAARITFVGAVPPSDMCEQLAAADLAVAPYPEAGSAESYFSPLKIYEYLAAGLPVVGSRVGQVPNIVDDGVTGTLVPPSDADALAEALDALAADPVRRAAMGRAGRARAVAEHDWSRVLDSVLSGVDLPRRELSGMGERR; encoded by the coding sequence GTGTTAGCGCCTGAGCTGATGACGGGCCGCCGGACGGGCTACGTCGTGAAGGTCTACCCGCGATTTTCGGAGACGTTCATTGTCACCGAGATCCTGGCCCGCGAGGACGCCGGCGAGGAGCTGACGATTTTTGCGCTCCGTCCCACGACGGATACCAGATTCCACCCGGAGATCGCCCGGGTGCAGGCGCCCGTGCACTTCGTTCCGCGGTCCGTGAAGCTGAGCGAGGCGTGGTCCCAGATCGCGGAGGCGACGGCGGAGATCGATGGGTTTGCCGCGCGCTACGGGCGGTTGCTGCCGGAGCTGGCGGGCCTCGATCCGAGCGAGGCGCAACAGGCGGTGGCGCTCGCGATCGGCGCCCGCCGCGCGGGGTTGACCCATTTGCACGCTCACTTCGGGTCGATGGCCGGCCGGGTGGCGTGGATGGCTGCAGAATTGGCGGGTCTCGAGTTTTCCGTGACCACCCACGCGAAGGACCTCTTCCACGAGTCGGTCGACCGAGAGCGGCTGGGCCGGATGCTGGAGCGGGCCCACCACATGGTGACCATCAGCGAATTCAACCTTGAGTACTTGCGCGCTGCCTATCCGCGGCTCGCGCACAAGGTCCACCTGCTCTATAACGGGCTGGAGTTGGCGCGTTTTCCGTACCGGGACCCGGCCCCCACCGTGGGGCGGCTGCGCGTGGCCGCCGTCGGACGCCTCGTGGAGAAGAAGGGTTTTGCGCATCTGATCCGGGTGGCGGCACTCTTGCGCGCCCAGGGTTGCGATCTCGAGGTGCGGATCGCCGGCGACGGCGAGTTGGCCCATGACTTGCAGGCCCGGATCGAGCAGACCGGTGCGCCGGTGGCGTTGCTCGGGGCCCGCACGCAGGCTGAGGTTCGCGAGTTGCTCGACTGGGCCGACGTCTTTGCCGCCCCGTGCGTGGTGGGGGCGGACGGTAACGCGGATGGTTTGCCCACGGTCCTCTTGGAGGCCATGGCCATGGGTGTGCCGTGCGTCGCCACGGCGGTCACCGGTATTCCGGAGGCCATCATCGACGGGCACACGGGCGTTCTGCTGGAACCCGGGGACGACGACGGGCTCGCTGCGGCCCTGCGTTCTTTCGCTGCGCCCGCCGCCGCCGAACGGTCCGTGCGGCTAGCCCGTTCAGCCCGGGCCCTGATCGAGGAGAGATTCAACGCCGCGCGTCAGGGGCGGGCGCTGGCCGCGTTGGAAAGTCACCCGGAGGACGATCTGGCCGGACGCCGCGTGGCCTACGTGTGCGTCGATCCGGGGATCCCCGTCTTCGGCTCCAAAGGCGCCTCGGTCCACGTGCAGGAAATCATCAGAGCCCTGCGCGCTCGCGGAGCCGACGTGCGGCTGTATTGCACGCGGCGCGGCGACACCCGCGATGGCGGCGCACCCGCGGATCTTGCGGAGATCGACGTGACCGAAGTTCCCGTGGAACGGGCCGAGGCCGCGGGCGGACGCGAGCTCGCCCAGCGCGCCGCGGCGGCCACGCTGGCCACCGCGATCCGGCAAGATGGCGCGGATGTGGTGCTGGAGCGCTATAGCCTCTTCAGCACGGTGCTTGAGGATCTGGCGGCCGACGGCGTTCCCGGCATCCTCGAGGTGAACGCCCCGCTGATCGACGAACAACGCACGCACCGCGAGCTCATTCACGAGTCGCTGGCCCGTCAGACCCTCATCCGCCAGGTCCGCGCCGCGCGCCGCACCGTGTGTGTTTCCGAGCCGGTGGCTGCCTGGGTGAACGCGTCGGTGGAGGCTGCTGGCGACGTCCGCGTCGTCTCTAACGGCGTCAACACGGACCGTATCCGCCCCGCGGCAGACCGGGGCAGCCGTGCGCAGGTCGGTGCCGACGTCGAGGCGGTCTTCGTGGGGACTCTGAAGCCGTGGCACGGCGTCGAATCACTCATTGATGCCGTCGCGCGGTCGGCAGGCCAGTGGCGCCTGCGCATCGTCGGCGACGGCCCGCAGGCGCCGGCGCTGCGCGAACGCGCGGCAGCCCACGGCCCCGCCACCGCGGCGAGGATCACCTTCGTCGGCGCGGTACCGCCGTCGGACATGTGCGAGCAGCTCGCGGCCGCGGACCTGGCCGTGGCGCCCTATCCGGAGGCCGGCAGCGCTGAGTCCTACTTCTCCCCGCTGAAGATTTATGAGTACCTCGCGGCTGGCCTGCCGGTCGTTGGCAGCCGGGTGGGTCAGGTGCCCAACATTGTGGACGACGGCGTCACCGGCACCTTGGTGCCGCCCTCTGACGCCGACGCGCTCGCCGAGGCCCTCGACGCGCTCGCCGCGGATCCCGTGCGACGGGCAGCCATGGGCCGCGCGGGGCGCGCCCGTGCCGTGGCTGAACATGACTGGTCCCGGGTGCTGGATTCCGTGCTCTCCGGCGTCGACTTGCCGCGGCGGGAACTCTCGGGAATGGGTGAGCGGCGATGA
- a CDS encoding DUF3188 domain-containing protein has protein sequence MLSIPWDALSTLYKVLVASSMGISAVGIVLALIGAFNQATGLIYAGSAIIVVGVLLHVAGLMVRGRDARAYRMMQSKS, from the coding sequence ATGCTTTCGATTCCGTGGGACGCACTGTCCACGCTCTACAAAGTCCTCGTCGCGAGCTCGATGGGGATCTCCGCCGTCGGGATCGTCTTAGCTCTGATCGGGGCCTTCAACCAAGCCACGGGCTTGATCTACGCGGGGAGCGCCATCATCGTCGTCGGTGTGCTGTTGCACGTCGCTGGCTTGATGGTGCGCGGCCGCGATGCCCGCGCCTACCGCATGATGCAGTCCAAGAGCTAA
- a CDS encoding phosphotransferase, with the protein MSAVPASAAGISVRRAWPAGHGRQTVEGYDAAGRLRAGVWDGEGPGARLEVYPYGHDPKLPGLAGVLAAGGPQPAELLVHRAGRRAVVRVHGAEAGERYVKLLRPGKADRVAEASARWGELVRAAGGASAALVEVGADRVVFDAVPGQSLRSLPLRSWRAAWAQFARLWPRLAVVPTAGASDGTEAAAAWERHNAHSEAEVVMAWLKRLQEDDPLALDPETAGRLHERARTAVRELVEGVPQSLVRAHRDLHDEQLLYDPAAGRLGFLDFDTAALAEPALDLANLWVHLDLRRAQDLISGPMHVSARAQVRRAAVRCGVTAQRFEAYAEATRLRLVGVYGFRPPWRSLARSWAGPAGL; encoded by the coding sequence GTGAGTGCGGTGCCAGCCTCCGCCGCAGGGATTTCCGTTCGCCGGGCCTGGCCGGCCGGCCACGGCCGGCAGACTGTGGAGGGATACGACGCCGCCGGACGGCTGCGGGCCGGCGTGTGGGACGGCGAGGGGCCCGGCGCTCGCCTTGAGGTGTACCCGTACGGGCACGATCCCAAGCTTCCCGGCCTAGCCGGCGTGCTGGCCGCCGGCGGCCCTCAGCCCGCTGAGCTCCTGGTCCACCGCGCCGGGCGCCGCGCCGTGGTGCGAGTGCACGGCGCCGAGGCGGGGGAGCGATACGTCAAGCTGCTCCGCCCCGGAAAAGCGGACCGTGTGGCCGAGGCGTCGGCACGGTGGGGCGAGCTGGTGCGAGCCGCCGGGGGTGCTAGTGCGGCCCTCGTGGAGGTGGGAGCCGATCGCGTGGTGTTCGACGCGGTGCCCGGACAGTCCCTGCGCTCGTTGCCGCTGCGGTCGTGGCGCGCCGCGTGGGCGCAGTTCGCCCGACTGTGGCCGCGCCTCGCCGTCGTTCCCACCGCGGGGGCGAGCGATGGCACGGAAGCCGCCGCGGCGTGGGAGCGCCACAACGCGCACTCCGAGGCGGAAGTGGTCATGGCGTGGCTGAAGCGCCTGCAGGAGGACGACCCGTTGGCGCTCGATCCGGAGACCGCCGGGCGTCTACACGAGCGCGCCCGGACCGCGGTCCGTGAGTTGGTCGAGGGCGTGCCGCAGTCCCTGGTGCGGGCGCATCGTGACCTCCACGATGAGCAACTGTTGTACGATCCCGCCGCCGGGAGGCTAGGATTCCTCGATTTCGATACGGCCGCGTTGGCCGAGCCCGCCTTGGATCTGGCCAACCTCTGGGTGCATTTGGATTTACGGCGCGCCCAAGACCTGATTTCCGGCCCCATGCACGTCTCCGCTCGCGCCCAGGTCCGGCGGGCTGCCGTGCGCTGCGGAGTGACCGCACAGCGGTTCGAGGCCTACGCGGAGGCGACCCGACTTCGCCTAGTCGGGGTGTATGGTTTTCGCCCGCCGTGGCGCTCCTTGGCGCGGTCCTGGGCGGGGCCCGCGGGGCTGTGA
- a CDS encoding ABC transporter ATP-binding protein produces the protein MSAPSAPARGALRRTLGILRPHVGGQRMLMSGGVTALLLEVAFRVAEPWPVKFVVDAVTASLGAQVEGAAAASIQLLIACGAAVILIVTLRAVSNYLATVAFALAGSRVATKLRQHVFTHVQSLPRSYHFNSRSGDLVQRLVGDVGKLQDVAVTAGLPLLANVITLVAMAGVMLWLDPLLTIIVVLAMVAYGMVSSGSPGEITSAARKTRRGEGQLANIAQESIGAIGVVQAYGLQQELEGRFGSSNQKTLKDGVKAKRLAAGLERRTDVLVGTATAMVLFAGGWRVMQAEMTPGDLVIFLTYLKTAMKPLRDMAKYTGRIARAAASGERVADVLDVVPAIRDAEDARELTHVCGTVELARVRAGYGQSAPVLQDFSLRIPAGQRVALVGPSGSGKSTVSLLVARLLDPDQGQVLMDGHDVRFVTLASLRAHIAYVPQESVLFTGTIRDNIRFGRLEATDAEIEDAARRAQAHDFIMGFEQGYETPVGERGGTLSGGQRQRIAIARAMLRDAAVVILDEATTGLDPDSAAHVLEAFKELTASKTTISITHDAATALSADRVIWIDGGAIWLDGSPQELLRHDAFARWVKQQREDPEHPADPDRLSRPTASHHERRDPVS, from the coding sequence ATGAGCGCGCCATCCGCTCCGGCCCGCGGCGCGCTGCGCCGCACGCTGGGGATCTTGCGCCCCCACGTTGGTGGCCAGCGCATGCTCATGTCCGGCGGCGTGACCGCGCTCTTGTTGGAGGTGGCCTTTCGGGTGGCCGAGCCGTGGCCGGTGAAGTTTGTCGTCGACGCCGTCACCGCGAGCCTCGGAGCCCAAGTCGAGGGCGCGGCGGCCGCGAGCATCCAGTTGCTCATAGCGTGCGGCGCGGCGGTCATCCTCATTGTGACCCTCCGCGCGGTGTCCAACTATCTGGCGACCGTCGCGTTCGCGCTCGCCGGCTCCCGGGTGGCCACGAAGCTGCGGCAGCACGTGTTTACCCACGTCCAGTCCCTGCCGAGGAGTTATCACTTCAACAGCCGCTCAGGAGACCTCGTCCAGCGCCTCGTGGGCGACGTGGGCAAGCTCCAGGACGTGGCGGTCACGGCCGGTCTCCCGTTGCTGGCAAATGTCATCACGCTCGTGGCCATGGCTGGCGTCATGCTGTGGCTGGATCCGCTGCTGACCATCATTGTGGTCCTCGCCATGGTGGCCTATGGGATGGTGTCCTCCGGGAGCCCCGGGGAAATCACCTCGGCCGCGCGGAAGACCCGACGTGGCGAGGGACAGCTGGCCAACATCGCCCAGGAAAGCATCGGGGCCATCGGGGTGGTGCAGGCCTATGGGCTGCAGCAGGAGCTGGAGGGCCGCTTCGGCTCCAGCAACCAGAAGACGCTCAAGGATGGGGTCAAGGCAAAGCGTCTGGCAGCCGGACTCGAGCGGCGCACGGACGTGCTCGTGGGCACCGCGACGGCGATGGTGCTGTTCGCCGGCGGTTGGCGCGTGATGCAAGCAGAGATGACGCCGGGGGACTTGGTGATTTTCTTGACCTATCTCAAGACGGCCATGAAGCCCTTGCGGGACATGGCCAAGTACACCGGGCGTATCGCTCGTGCCGCCGCGTCGGGCGAGCGCGTCGCCGACGTGCTCGACGTCGTTCCGGCCATTCGCGACGCCGAGGACGCCCGTGAGCTCACGCACGTGTGCGGCACGGTGGAGCTGGCCCGCGTGCGGGCCGGGTACGGGCAGTCCGCGCCGGTGTTGCAGGACTTCTCGCTCCGCATCCCGGCCGGGCAACGGGTCGCGCTCGTGGGGCCGTCCGGCTCGGGAAAATCGACGGTCTCGTTGCTGGTGGCCCGACTCCTCGACCCGGATCAGGGGCAGGTCCTCATGGATGGCCACGATGTGCGGTTTGTGACCCTCGCGTCACTGCGCGCCCACATTGCGTATGTGCCGCAGGAATCGGTGTTATTTACGGGCACGATCCGGGACAACATCCGCTTCGGCCGGCTGGAGGCGACCGACGCTGAGATCGAGGACGCGGCCCGCCGGGCCCAAGCCCACGACTTCATCATGGGCTTCGAACAGGGGTATGAAACGCCCGTGGGCGAGCGCGGCGGGACGTTATCCGGCGGCCAGCGCCAACGCATCGCGATCGCCCGTGCCATGCTGCGCGACGCGGCCGTCGTCATCCTCGATGAGGCCACCACGGGGCTGGACCCCGACTCGGCCGCCCACGTCCTGGAGGCCTTCAAGGAACTCACGGCCTCGAAGACAACGATCAGCATTACGCATGACGCGGCGACGGCCCTGAGCGCCGACCGGGTGATCTGGATTGACGGCGGGGCGATCTGGCTCGACGGATCGCCGCAGGAGCTGTTGCGGCACGACGCATTTGCCCGTTGGGTGAAGCAGCAGCGTGAGGACCCAGAGCACCCTGCCGATCCGGACCGGCTCAGCCGACCGACGGCGTCGCATCACGAGCGAAGGGATCCCGTCTCATGA
- a CDS encoding rhamnogalacturonan lyase, with amino-acid sequence MNRFTPTVTGMRCAAAAAAIAAIAATGTVAATAAPHTDAHAPVTLGGTQLENLDRGLVAVATGEAVHLSWRLLATETRGSDASGMTGADFVVYRDGERLASVTDSTTYTDTEGSSDARYAVAPVVSGIEQDPSAAVTAWEQGHYDLPLQKPADGVTPAGEAYTYSANDVSVGDVDGDGEYEYVVKWYPSNAKDVSQKGYTGNTYVDTYKLDGTLLNRIDLGVNIRSGAHYTQFVVQDFDGDGRSEIMLKTAPGTSTTRYDDGAPVSTDYVSLPEEDVAAGVSHEDDYRMSAADYREHLIGMFAEWDEHPEVVAGNWPETIEAALGIEQRHDYPLDRQAATDLADYFIDEYAPARSSRNDLTTFEGFVITGPEYLSVFDGQTGAELDTVDYAPGRGDDGLLWGDYAMSRIEPGNRVDRFLATSAYLGDAQPSAVFARGYYTRTAIAAYDFDGEQLSQRWLADSGHVPMDNPFNAAPHGHDGSDPVFGEIASQGFHSLSAADVDSDGSQEIVYGAVTLEEDGSVLYSSTDVLPEGSADPGAQAKLGHGDAMHVGDLDPNREGQEVWTVHESGSWAPYGSVMRDAATGEVLFGAYSGRDTGRGMAGDVDPQTPGLEVWASMPGGSDGSGLLSATGERLGEETPGTNASIRFAGDGTTSIVDRDGASQPVVRHVAAGTEWVAEGTQTNNGTKGNPSLVADVLGDWREELLVRTDDSSALRFYTSTDATDIKLPALMQDAQYRSQVSGQQTSYNQPAYPSYYLASDVDYAAVPVLTQEATPAAPRVKDRAGSDRDEVRVNPNRPEFTYYVDGVKVEAGNGKVALDGEADVVAVPNPGYRVAEGAQSQWTLSARD; translated from the coding sequence ATGAATCGTTTCACGCCCACCGTGACCGGCATGCGGTGCGCCGCCGCCGCAGCGGCGATCGCCGCGATCGCCGCCACCGGAACCGTCGCAGCGACGGCCGCCCCGCACACTGACGCCCACGCCCCCGTGACGCTCGGCGGGACCCAACTGGAGAACCTTGACCGCGGTCTTGTTGCGGTGGCCACCGGCGAGGCCGTGCACCTCTCGTGGCGGCTGCTGGCCACCGAGACACGGGGCTCCGATGCGTCCGGCATGACCGGCGCCGACTTCGTGGTGTACCGAGACGGCGAGCGCCTCGCCTCCGTGACGGACTCCACCACGTACACCGACACCGAGGGAAGCTCGGACGCGCGCTACGCCGTCGCACCGGTGGTCTCCGGCATCGAACAGGATCCCAGCGCGGCCGTGACGGCGTGGGAGCAGGGGCACTACGACCTGCCGCTGCAGAAGCCAGCCGATGGCGTGACGCCAGCGGGCGAGGCCTACACCTACTCGGCCAACGACGTCTCGGTGGGCGACGTCGATGGCGACGGTGAGTACGAGTACGTGGTCAAGTGGTACCCCTCCAATGCCAAGGATGTTTCCCAGAAGGGGTACACGGGCAACACCTACGTGGACACCTACAAGCTCGACGGCACGCTGCTGAACCGCATCGACCTCGGCGTGAATATTCGGTCCGGCGCGCACTACACCCAGTTCGTGGTCCAAGACTTTGATGGGGACGGTCGCAGCGAAATCATGCTCAAGACCGCGCCCGGAACCTCCACCACGCGGTACGACGACGGCGCTCCGGTTAGCACGGACTACGTGAGTCTGCCGGAGGAGGACGTCGCAGCCGGCGTCAGCCACGAGGACGACTACCGGATGAGCGCCGCCGACTATCGGGAACACCTCATCGGCATGTTTGCCGAGTGGGACGAGCATCCCGAGGTGGTCGCGGGGAACTGGCCGGAAACGATCGAGGCGGCGCTCGGGATTGAGCAGCGCCATGACTACCCCCTGGACCGTCAGGCCGCCACGGACCTCGCTGACTACTTCATCGACGAGTACGCGCCGGCACGCAGCAGCCGCAATGACCTGACGACGTTCGAAGGCTTTGTCATCACGGGGCCGGAATACCTGTCCGTGTTCGACGGGCAGACCGGCGCCGAGCTGGACACCGTGGACTATGCCCCGGGCCGCGGTGACGACGGCCTCCTCTGGGGAGACTACGCGATGAGCCGCATCGAACCCGGAAACCGGGTGGACCGCTTCCTGGCCACCAGTGCCTACCTGGGCGATGCACAACCATCCGCCGTCTTCGCGCGCGGCTACTACACTCGCACGGCCATCGCCGCGTACGACTTCGATGGCGAGCAACTGAGCCAGCGTTGGTTGGCGGACAGCGGCCACGTGCCCATGGACAACCCGTTCAACGCCGCGCCGCACGGTCACGACGGCAGCGACCCCGTCTTCGGCGAGATCGCCTCCCAAGGCTTCCATTCCCTGAGCGCGGCTGACGTGGACTCGGACGGGAGCCAAGAAATCGTCTACGGCGCGGTCACGCTCGAGGAGGACGGCTCCGTGCTGTACAGCTCCACCGACGTGCTGCCGGAGGGCAGCGCAGACCCGGGCGCGCAGGCCAAGCTGGGCCACGGTGATGCCATGCACGTCGGGGACCTCGATCCGAACCGGGAGGGGCAGGAGGTCTGGACCGTGCATGAGTCCGGAAGCTGGGCGCCGTACGGTTCGGTGATGCGGGATGCGGCCACGGGCGAGGTTCTCTTTGGCGCGTACTCGGGCCGGGATACCGGCCGCGGTATGGCGGGCGACGTGGATCCTCAGACCCCCGGGCTCGAGGTGTGGGCCTCCATGCCGGGTGGATCGGACGGGTCCGGACTGCTGTCCGCCACGGGTGAACGGCTCGGGGAAGAGACCCCCGGTACCAACGCCTCGATCCGCTTTGCCGGGGACGGCACCACCAGCATCGTGGACCGCGACGGCGCGTCCCAGCCGGTGGTGCGCCACGTCGCCGCGGGGACGGAATGGGTCGCCGAGGGGACGCAAACGAACAACGGGACCAAGGGCAACCCGTCGCTCGTGGCCGACGTCTTGGGGGACTGGCGTGAGGAACTGCTCGTGCGCACCGATGACTCGAGCGCCTTGCGGTTCTATACGAGCACGGACGCAACGGACATCAAACTGCCGGCCCTGATGCAGGACGCGCAGTACCGCTCCCAAGTCTCCGGGCAGCAGACGTCCTACAACCAGCCCGCGTACCCCAGCTACTACCTCGCGAGCGACGTGGACTACGCAGCGGTGCCGGTGCTGACCCAGGAAGCCACCCCTGCCGCCCCGCGCGTCAAGGACCGCGCCGGTAGCGACCGTGACGAGGTGCGGGTCAACCCGAACCGCCCGGAGTTCACCTACTACGTGGACGGCGTCAAGGTCGAGGCCGGCAACGGCAAGGTAGCGCTCGACGGCGAGGCCGACGTCGTCGCCGTACCCAACCCGGGCTACCGCGTGGCCGAGGGAGCCCAGAGTCAGTGGACGCTCTCCGCACGCGACTAA
- a CDS encoding phosphotransferase family protein, with translation MIRAADVLLAAGAGDAAASVELAWLASRCVPGAADVRASHLRFKPGRSVIGRLTGAGGVPIGWVAGYGPSAADKAERLVRAGDAAGITVSVLQLGGGHVLLAAPVGLDKRLRRRLRQTSLVRADGSLRGQALAYNPFRRLVLRRAATGSGEGSAQGDVVLKLSQASVAHVVPLTTALRSAGVPVLVPRPVPGHEQHLLEFEHYGTGDLSTGASADDVAAAGDLLRRWHGAADQVASAVDLPQVQVRARLEAVVSGVAGLMPESAEVAREAARDLGMALERVAPEGGLVPVHGDFSADQLLRGANGLRVIDPDRAAWGSAGWDVGSFVAASLLADGAEPGIAAGAALLDGYGQASVAPAYVGAHIFLRALEPFRAAHAGWRGLVAERLRVAARCAAAPADAPLAALAEATAELRQPGWLS, from the coding sequence ATGATCCGCGCAGCCGATGTGTTGCTGGCGGCCGGAGCCGGCGACGCGGCGGCCAGCGTCGAGCTGGCGTGGCTGGCGTCCCGCTGCGTCCCCGGCGCGGCCGACGTCCGTGCCTCACACCTGAGATTCAAGCCGGGCCGCTCGGTGATCGGGCGCCTCACCGGTGCCGGCGGCGTGCCCATCGGATGGGTCGCCGGGTATGGGCCGTCCGCGGCCGATAAGGCCGAGCGCCTCGTTCGCGCCGGTGACGCGGCCGGGATCACCGTATCCGTACTTCAGCTCGGCGGCGGCCACGTGCTCCTCGCCGCGCCCGTGGGACTGGATAAGCGGCTGCGGCGCCGGCTGCGCCAGACGTCGCTGGTGCGCGCTGATGGGTCCCTCCGTGGGCAGGCGCTGGCCTACAACCCGTTCCGGCGCCTGGTGCTTCGGCGAGCCGCGACCGGCAGTGGGGAGGGCAGCGCGCAGGGCGACGTCGTCCTCAAACTCTCCCAGGCCAGCGTTGCCCACGTGGTGCCTCTGACGACGGCGCTGCGCTCGGCCGGCGTGCCAGTCCTCGTCCCGCGGCCGGTTCCGGGGCATGAGCAGCATCTGCTCGAGTTCGAGCACTATGGCACCGGAGACTTGTCCACCGGAGCGAGCGCGGACGACGTCGCCGCGGCCGGGGACCTCTTGCGCCGCTGGCATGGCGCGGCTGATCAGGTGGCCAGCGCCGTGGACCTGCCTCAGGTTCAGGTGCGCGCCCGGCTGGAGGCGGTCGTCTCCGGCGTCGCGGGGCTGATGCCGGAATCCGCTGAGGTGGCGCGGGAGGCAGCTCGCGATCTGGGGATGGCACTGGAGCGCGTGGCCCCGGAGGGAGGGCTCGTTCCGGTGCATGGGGACTTTTCCGCCGATCAACTGCTGCGGGGTGCGAACGGTCTGCGAGTGATCGACCCGGACCGCGCGGCCTGGGGGTCGGCCGGGTGGGACGTGGGAAGCTTCGTGGCCGCAAGCCTCCTCGCCGACGGCGCCGAACCCGGCATCGCGGCCGGAGCGGCGTTGCTGGACGGATACGGTCAGGCCAGCGTGGCACCGGCGTACGTGGGAGCCCACATCTTCCTCCGCGCGTTGGAGCCATTCCGGGCCGCGCACGCCGGGTGGCGGGGCCTCGTCGCCGAGCGCCTGCGGGTCGCTGCGCGGTGTGCCGCGGCGCCCGCCGACGCGCCGCTCGCCGCGCTCGCCGAGGCCACCGCTGAACTGCGGCAGCCGGGGTGGTTGTCGTGA
- a CDS encoding MinD/ParA family ATP-binding protein, translating to MTDSGNEFPSRAQLRRDRQRAMEEQRHELEQERKPAADQTSEDTTISVPPPHRPARAAQNEAPLPRFDAAERPAASAAAQRYDQFPPLSEVAPSLVPNEAAPATAEPDSDVPEFRGAEEPSTSPAASRQKEPVPSMTPAERDDRSTFLRNSDDAVVPAQEGFRGFLNRLGFKLEPTGAELQDRQWRAQVGRRVGRPTTVSIVNGKGGANKTPTTVLLASVFGRNSSQSVLAWDNNGTRGTLGWRTAADQHSSHVMNLLHDADDLLSVRPTEHNIDGYVHYQPADRFSVLRTEPTLLASEQSVSSDDFDALHAVVSRYFQITFVDSGNDESAERWLRMIDHTDQLVIASTTVEEHAEAGALLLEALTNRGGRYAELARNAVVIVSEPSPSPKPGQLRRITKGFEHLARSVVTIPHDPHLVKGQIRFDALKLETKRAWLRAAAAVSEGVAG from the coding sequence ATGACGGATTCAGGCAACGAATTCCCTTCGCGTGCTCAGCTCCGCCGGGACCGGCAGCGCGCCATGGAAGAACAGCGCCACGAGCTCGAGCAGGAGCGAAAGCCCGCCGCCGATCAGACCTCGGAGGACACCACGATCTCGGTCCCGCCGCCACATCGCCCGGCCCGCGCAGCGCAGAACGAGGCCCCGCTGCCTCGATTCGACGCCGCTGAACGCCCTGCCGCCTCGGCAGCAGCTCAGCGCTACGATCAGTTTCCGCCGCTCAGTGAAGTGGCCCCATCCCTTGTTCCGAACGAAGCCGCCCCGGCCACGGCGGAGCCGGACTCCGACGTGCCGGAGTTCCGCGGAGCGGAGGAGCCGAGCACGTCTCCTGCCGCATCACGGCAGAAGGAGCCCGTCCCCTCCATGACTCCAGCCGAGCGCGACGACCGCTCGACGTTCCTGCGCAATAGCGACGACGCCGTCGTGCCAGCCCAGGAGGGATTCCGCGGGTTCCTGAACCGGCTGGGATTCAAGCTGGAACCGACGGGAGCCGAGTTGCAGGACCGGCAGTGGCGTGCCCAAGTCGGCCGCCGCGTGGGCCGGCCCACCACGGTCTCCATCGTCAACGGCAAGGGCGGCGCCAACAAGACCCCCACCACCGTCCTGCTGGCCTCGGTCTTCGGACGCAATTCAAGCCAATCCGTGCTCGCGTGGGACAACAACGGCACGCGGGGCACCCTGGGCTGGCGCACCGCCGCCGACCAGCACTCGTCCCACGTGATGAACTTGCTGCACGACGCCGACGATCTGCTGAGCGTGCGTCCCACGGAGCACAATATTGACGGTTACGTGCACTACCAGCCGGCCGACCGCTTTAGCGTTCTGAGGACCGAGCCCACCCTGTTGGCGTCCGAACAGTCGGTCTCCAGCGACGATTTCGACGCCCTGCACGCGGTGGTCAGTCGCTATTTTCAGATCACGTTTGTGGATTCCGGCAATGATGAGTCCGCCGAGCGGTGGCTGCGCATGATCGACCACACGGACCAACTCGTCATTGCTTCCACCACGGTCGAGGAGCACGCTGAGGCCGGTGCGCTGCTGCTCGAGGCGCTCACCAACCGCGGCGGCCGGTACGCCGAGTTGGCGCGCAACGCCGTCGTCATCGTCTCTGAACCGTCACCGAGCCCCAAACCGGGCCAGCTGCGCCGCATCACCAAGGGCTTCGAGCACCTCGCCCGCTCCGTGGTCACCATCCCGCACGACCCGCACCTTGTGAAGGGGCAAATCCGGTTTGACGCCCTCAAGCTGGAAACGAAGCGTGCCTGGTTGCGGGCCGCGGCGGCGGTCTCGGAGGGCGTGGCGGGCTGA